The following coding sequences lie in one Hippopotamus amphibius kiboko isolate mHipAmp2 chromosome 17, mHipAmp2.hap2, whole genome shotgun sequence genomic window:
- the HIGD1B gene encoding HIG1 domain family member 1B produces MSANKGWCAPPEDEDSVSEKFLRKTRESPLVPIGLGGCLVVAAYRIYRLKARGPTKMSIHLIHTRVAAQACAVGAIMLGAVYTMCRDYIKRTAQDAGEK; encoded by the exons ATGTCTGCGAACAAAGGTTGGTGTGCACCACCCGAGGACGAGGACAGCGTGTCTGAGAAGTTCCTGAGGAAGACCAGGGAGTCTCCGCTGGTGCCCATAG GCTTAGGAGGCTGCCTGGTGGTGGCAGCATACAGGATTTACCGACTGAAGGCTCGTGGTCCCACCAAGATGTCCATACACCTGATTCACACCCGAGTGGCAGCGCAGGCCTGTGCTGTGGGTGCGATCATGCTGG GTGCCGTGTACACGATGTGCAGAGACTATATCAAGAGAACTGCTCAGGATGCTGGGGAGAAGTAG
- the EFTUD2 gene encoding 116 kDa U5 small nuclear ribonucleoprotein component — MDTDLYDEFGNYIGPELDSDEDDDELGRETKDLDEIDDDDDEDEVGDHDEDHPGMEVVLHEDKKYYPTAEEVYGPEVETIVQEEDTQPLTEPIIKPVKTKKFTLMEQTLPVTVYEMDFLADLMDNSELIRNVTLCGHLHHGKTCFVDCLIEQTHPEIRKRYDQDLCYTDILFTEQERGVGIKSTPVTVVLPDTKGKSYLFNIMDTPGHVNFSDEVTAGLRISDGVVLFIDAAEGVMLNTERLIKHAVQERLAVTVCINKIDRLILELKLPPTDAYYKLRHIVDEVNGLISMYSTDENLILSPLLGNVCFSSSQYSICFTLGSFAKIYADTFGDINYQEFAKRLWGDIYFNPKTRKFTKKAPTSSSQRSFVEFILEPLYKILAQVVGDVDTSLPRTLDELGIHLTKEELKLNIRPLLRLVCKKFFGEFTGFVDMCVQHIPSPKVGAKPKIEHTYTGGVDSDLGEAMSDCDPDGPLMCHTTKMYSTDDGVQFHAFGRVLSGTIHAGQPVKVLGENYTLEDEEDSQICTVGRLWISVARYHIEVNRVPAGNWVLIEGVDQPIVKTATITEPRGNEEAQIFRPLKFNTTSVIKIAVEPVNPSELPKMLDGLRKVNKSYPSLTTKVEESGEHVILGTGELYLDCVMHDLRKMYSEIDIKVADPVVTFCETVVETSSLKCFAETPNKKNKITMIAEPLEKGLAEDIENEVVQITWNRKKLGEFFQTKYDWDLLAARSIWAFGPDATGPNILVDDTLPSEVDKALLGSVKDSIVQGFQWGTREGPLCDELIRNVKFKILDAVVAQEPLHRGGGQIIPTARRVVYSAFLMATPRLMEPYYFVEVQAPADCVSAVYTVLARRRGHVTQDAPIPGSPLYTIKAFIPAIDSFGFETDLRTHTQGQAFSLSVFHHWQIVPGDPLDKSIVIRPLEPQPAPHLAREFMIKTRRRKGLSEDVSISKFFDDPMLLELAKQDVVLNYPM, encoded by the exons aaccGATTATTAAACCGGTGAAAACCAAGAAATTCACTCTGATGGAGCAGACATTACCTGTCACGGTGTATGAAATGGA tttCTTGGCAGATCTGATGGATAACTCGGAGCTCATCAGGAATGTGACCCTTTGTGGCCATCTCCACCACGGCAAG aCATGTTTTGTAGATTGTTTAATAGAGCAGACTCACCCGGAAATCAGAAAGCGCTATGACCAAGAT ctgtgctACACTGACATCCTCTTCACAGAGCAAGAG AGGGGTGTTGGCATCAAAAGTACTCCTGTGACAGTGGTCTTGCCAGATACCAAAGGAAAATCCTACCTCTTCAATATCATGGACACTCCAG GACACGTGAATTTTTCCGACGAGGTCACAGCTGGCTTGCGCATCTCAGATGGAGTGGTCCTTTTCATCGATGCTGCTGAGGGC GTGATGCTGAACACAGAACGGCTCATCAAGCACGCCGTGCAGGAGAGGCTGGCGGTCACCGTGTGCATCAACAAGATTGACCGGCTGATCCTAGAGCTGAAGCTGCCTCCCACTGATGCTTATTACAAGCTGCGTCACATCGTAGACGAGGTCAACGGATTAATAAG CATGTATTCCACTGATGAGAACCTGATCCTTTCCCCGCTCCTGGGCAACGTCTGCTTCTCCAGCTCCCAGTACAGCATCTGCTTCACACTGGGCTCCTTTGCCAAGATCTACGCGGACACCTTTG GTGACATTAACTACCAGGAATTTGCTAAAAGACTCTGGGGTGACATATACTTCAACCCCAAGAC GCGGAAGTTCACCAAAAAGGCCCCAACCAGCAGCTCCCAGAGGAGCTTTGTGGAGTTTATCTTGGAGCCCCTCTATAAGATCCTCGCCCAG GTCGTGGGTGATGTGGATACCAGCCTGCCAAGGACCCTGGACGAGCTTGGGATCCACCTGACCAAGGAGGAGCTGAAGCTGAACATCCGCCCCCTGCTCAGGCTGGTCTGCAAAAAATTCTTTGGCGAGTTCACAG GCTTTGTGGACATGTGTGTGCAGCACATCCCCTCTCCAAAGGTGGGTGCCAAGCCCAAGATCGAGCACACCTACACCGGCGGTGTGGACTCCGACCTCGGCGAGGCCATGAGTGACTGTGACCCTGAT GGTCCCCTGATGTGCCACACTACCAAGATGTATAGCACAGATGATGGAGTCCAGTTTCATGCCTTTGGCCGAGTGCTGAGTGGCACCATCCATGCTGGGCAGCCTGTGAAGGTCCTGGGGGAGAACTACACGCTGGAGGATGAGGAGGACTCCCAGATATGCACCGTGGGCCGCCTTTGGATCTCCGTGGCCAG GTACCACATTGAAGTGAACCGTGTTCCTGCTGGCAACTGGGTTCTGATTGAAGGTGTCGATCAACCAATTGTGAAGACAGCGACCATAACTGAACCCCGAGGCAATGAGGAG GCTCAGATCTTCCGGCCCTTGAAGTTCAACACCACGTCTGTGATCAAGATTGCCGTGGAGCCGGTGAACCCCTCTGAGCTGCCCAAGATGCTGGATGGCCTGCGCAAGGTCAACAAGAGCTATCCATCCCTCACCACCAAG GTGGAAGAATCTGGCGAGCACGTGATTCTGGGTACTGGGGAGCTCTATCTGGACTGTGTGATGCACGATTTGCGGAAGATGTACTCAGAGATAGACATCAAG GTGGCTGACCCAGTTGTCACGTTTTGTGAGACGGTCGTGGAAACGTCCTCCCTcaagtgctttgctgaaactcCCAATAAGAA GAACAAGATCACCATGATTGCTGAGCCTCTTGAGAAGGGCCTCGCCGAGGACATAGAAAACGAGGTGGTCCAGATCACGTGGAACAG gaAAAAGCTGGGAGAGTTCTTCCAGACCAAGTACGATTGGGATCTGCTGGCTGCCCGTTCCATCTGGGCTTTTGGTCCTGATGCCACCGGCCCCAACATCCTGGTGGATGATACCCTGCCCTCTGAG GTGGACAAGGCTCTTCTCGGCTCAGTGAAGGACAGCATCGTTCAAGGTTTCCAGTGGGGAACCAGGGAGGGGCCCCTCTGTGATGAGT TGATTCGAAACGTCAAGTTTAAGATCCTGGATGCAGTGGTTGCCCAGGAGCCCCTGCACCGGGGCGGGGGCCAGATCATCCCCACAGCCAGAAGAGTCGTCTACTCTGCCTTCCTCATG GCCACTCCTCGTCTGATGGAGCCCTACTACTTCGTAGAGGTCCAGGCCCCCGCGGATTGTGTCTCTGCTGTTTACACCGTCCTGGCCAGGCGCAG gGGGCACGTGACTCAGGATGCACCCATCCCAGGCTCCCCTCTCTACACCATCAAAGCTTTCATCCCGGCCATCGACTCTTTCGGCTTTGAGACTGACCTGCGGACTCACACGCAGGGGCAGGCCTTTTCTTTGTCTGTCTTCCACCATTGGCAG ATTGTACCTGGTGACCCTCTGGACAAGAGCATTGTCATCCGCCCCTTGGAGCCACAGCCAGCTCCCCACCTGGCCCGAGAATTCATGATCAAAACCCGTCGTAGGAAG ggCCTGAGTGAAGACGTGAGCATCAGCAAGTTCTTCGATGATCCTATGTTGCTGGAGCTCGCCAAGCAGGATGTGGTGCTCAATTACCCCATGTGA